From the genome of Neodiprion pinetum isolate iyNeoPine1 chromosome 3, iyNeoPine1.2, whole genome shotgun sequence, one region includes:
- the LOC124213582 gene encoding juvenile hormone epoxide hydrolase 1-like isoform X1, with amino-acid sequence MWKLTLVSLLLIYGIAKYFGSTGQPELPVLPSDQYWGPGQAREVDKSIRPFKIDIPKQVIDDLKTRLSRTRSLTKPLEGAAWTYGVNTGYLQTVLEYWREKYNWTERQALLNKYPQFKTNIQGLDIHFYHVKPTVPKDRPVRVLPLLLLHGWPGSVVEFQKAIPLLSTPRPDQDFVFELVVPSLPGYAFSDSAVRPGLGSAQVAVLMTNLMNRLGFEKFYTQGGDWGSLITTNIGILRPTNVLGAHLNLCSSRTVSSTLWSILGSYIPSLIVSDEHWSKMYPLSYHWSRLVEEMGYLHIHSTKPDTVGVALSDSPAGLAAYILEKFSTWTNPEYRFSEDGKLLEKFTIDELLDNLMLYWVTNSITTSMRLYSESFNSAQQSLKLDSANLRVPTGCAIFPHEISYQPESLLRLRYSDLVQVNHMPRGGHFAIFEEPQLLADDVWSFVGLVEKKKKTKQTATSTEL; translated from the exons ATGTGGAAACTGACGCTCGTGTCATTACTCCTTATTTACGGAATAGCCAAATATTTTGG ATCCACCGGACAGCCTGAATTACCTGTCCTACCAAGTGATCAGTACTGGGGACCAGGACAAGCTCGTGAGGTCGACAAAAGCATCCGTCCGTTCAAAATTGACATTCCCAAACAG GTTATTGATGATCTAAAAACACGCCTCAGTCGAACCCGATCCTTAACAAAGCCACTGGAAGGTGCAGCATGGACTTACGGAGTGAACACCGGGTACCTTCAAACGGTACTGGAATATTGGAGGGAAAAATACAACTGGACGGAACGCCAAGCGCTCCTGAATAAATACCCCCAGTTTAAAACGAATATTCAAG GTTTGGACATCCATTTTTATCACGTTAAGCCCACAGTTCCTAAGGATAGACCAGTTCGAGTACTGCCTTTGCTGTTGCTTCACGGTTGGCCAGGATCCGTCGTCGAATTCCAAAAGGCCATTCCTTTGCTTTCCACGCCACGTCCCGATCAAGACTTTGTTTTTGAACTAGTCGTGCCGTCACTTCCGGGATACGCATTTTCCGACAGTGCGGTTCGGCCGGGATTAGGCAGTGCTCAG GTGGCGGTGTTGATGACGAATCTGATGAACCGATtgggatttgaaaaattctacacTCAAGGGGGGGATTGGGGAAGCCTTATCACGACGAACATTGGCATCCTCCGCCCCACAAA tGTTCTCGGAGCACACCTGAACTTGTGCAGCTCAAGAACAGTTTCCTCCACCTTGTGGAGCATTCTTGGCTCCTACATCCCGTCGCTGATTGTCAGCGATGAACACTGGTCCAAAATGTACCCTCTGAGTTACCATTGGTCACGTCTTGTCGAGGAGATGGGATATCTTCATATACATTCAACCAAACCCGACACTGTCG GCGTCGCACTTAGTGACTCTCCAGCCGGACTAGCTGCCTACATTTTGGAGAAATTCAGCACCTGGACAAATCCGGAGTACAGATTCAGTGAAGACGGCAAATTGCTCGAAAAATTCACCATCGACGAGCTTTTGGACAACCTGATGTTATACTGGGTGACCAACTCAATCACGACCAGCATGCGCCTGTACTCCGAGAGTTTTAACTCGGCTCAACAAAGCTTGAAATTAGACTC AGCTAACCTACGAGTGCCAACAGGTTGCGCCATTTTTCCCCATGAAATTTCATATCAGCCGGAGTCACTGCTACGATTAAGATACTCGGATTTGGTTCAAGTGAATCACATGCCCCGCGGTGGCCACTTTGCCATTTTCGAGGAACCTCAACTGCTCGCTGATGATGTGTGGTCTTTCGTTGGCctggtggagaaaaaaaagaagactaAACAAACTGCCACATCCACCGAGCTGTGA
- the LOC124213582 gene encoding juvenile hormone epoxide hydrolase 1-like isoform X2 has protein sequence MVIDDLKTRLSRTRSLTKPLEGAAWTYGVNTGYLQTVLEYWREKYNWTERQALLNKYPQFKTNIQGLDIHFYHVKPTVPKDRPVRVLPLLLLHGWPGSVVEFQKAIPLLSTPRPDQDFVFELVVPSLPGYAFSDSAVRPGLGSAQVAVLMTNLMNRLGFEKFYTQGGDWGSLITTNIGILRPTNVLGAHLNLCSSRTVSSTLWSILGSYIPSLIVSDEHWSKMYPLSYHWSRLVEEMGYLHIHSTKPDTVGVALSDSPAGLAAYILEKFSTWTNPEYRFSEDGKLLEKFTIDELLDNLMLYWVTNSITTSMRLYSESFNSAQQSLKLDSANLRVPTGCAIFPHEISYQPESLLRLRYSDLVQVNHMPRGGHFAIFEEPQLLADDVWSFVGLVEKKKKTKQTATSTEL, from the exons ATG GTTATTGATGATCTAAAAACACGCCTCAGTCGAACCCGATCCTTAACAAAGCCACTGGAAGGTGCAGCATGGACTTACGGAGTGAACACCGGGTACCTTCAAACGGTACTGGAATATTGGAGGGAAAAATACAACTGGACGGAACGCCAAGCGCTCCTGAATAAATACCCCCAGTTTAAAACGAATATTCAAG GTTTGGACATCCATTTTTATCACGTTAAGCCCACAGTTCCTAAGGATAGACCAGTTCGAGTACTGCCTTTGCTGTTGCTTCACGGTTGGCCAGGATCCGTCGTCGAATTCCAAAAGGCCATTCCTTTGCTTTCCACGCCACGTCCCGATCAAGACTTTGTTTTTGAACTAGTCGTGCCGTCACTTCCGGGATACGCATTTTCCGACAGTGCGGTTCGGCCGGGATTAGGCAGTGCTCAG GTGGCGGTGTTGATGACGAATCTGATGAACCGATtgggatttgaaaaattctacacTCAAGGGGGGGATTGGGGAAGCCTTATCACGACGAACATTGGCATCCTCCGCCCCACAAA tGTTCTCGGAGCACACCTGAACTTGTGCAGCTCAAGAACAGTTTCCTCCACCTTGTGGAGCATTCTTGGCTCCTACATCCCGTCGCTGATTGTCAGCGATGAACACTGGTCCAAAATGTACCCTCTGAGTTACCATTGGTCACGTCTTGTCGAGGAGATGGGATATCTTCATATACATTCAACCAAACCCGACACTGTCG GCGTCGCACTTAGTGACTCTCCAGCCGGACTAGCTGCCTACATTTTGGAGAAATTCAGCACCTGGACAAATCCGGAGTACAGATTCAGTGAAGACGGCAAATTGCTCGAAAAATTCACCATCGACGAGCTTTTGGACAACCTGATGTTATACTGGGTGACCAACTCAATCACGACCAGCATGCGCCTGTACTCCGAGAGTTTTAACTCGGCTCAACAAAGCTTGAAATTAGACTC AGCTAACCTACGAGTGCCAACAGGTTGCGCCATTTTTCCCCATGAAATTTCATATCAGCCGGAGTCACTGCTACGATTAAGATACTCGGATTTGGTTCAAGTGAATCACATGCCCCGCGGTGGCCACTTTGCCATTTTCGAGGAACCTCAACTGCTCGCTGATGATGTGTGGTCTTTCGTTGGCctggtggagaaaaaaaagaagactaAACAAACTGCCACATCCACCGAGCTGTGA